cAGGTGAGGGATTTAAGTGGTATTCCTGTGCAGTGGGGTCCACTTGTGGGCTTGCTGGGGACGTGGGAGCCGCATGTGTCTTGTCAGGCTCTGGTTCTGTCTGCTGAGCGATGTTTCCATGGCGTTTACGGTATTCCATATGAGACTTGGCTGAGTCGTTTCTTAGAGCCACTCTGTTACGCCTGATTCTTCGGCCGCTCACCTCTACCACGTATGATCTGGGCAAGGCATGTTTCTGGACTACGGTAGCCGCTCTCCACTCCTTTGACCCTGGCTCAGGTCTTACTCTGACATGATCGCCTGCTCTGAGTGGTGGTAGCTCTTTGGTTCCTTGGCGGTCATGGTAGTACTTCTGCTTGTCCTTGCCATGCTTCATTCTTGCTCTTATCTTCTGGGTGCTATGTGTTTCAGGCTCCAATAGACCACGTGCTATTGGGAGTGTCGTTCGAAGCCTGCGACCCATAGAGAGCTGTGACGGGGACAAGTCAATTGCTGGAAGTGGGGATGCCCTGTACTCTAGTAGCGCTTTTCTCTTGTCTTTGTTCTTTCTCCATATAGATTTCACTGTTTTGACTGCGGCTTCAGCCTCCCCATTTGCTTTGGGGTGCTTCGGGCTTACTAGGACATGTTCAAAGGTGTAGCTTTTAGCAATGTCTCAAATTCCCTACTTGTGTACTGGCTACCACAGTCAGTGACGAGTTTTGCTGGGATGCCGTGTCGACTGAAATGCtctttcaggacttcaatggtcTCCAGGGATGTCAGATCCTTCAGTTTGATCACCTCAATAAACTTGGAGAAGTAATCAACTAGCAACAGGTAATGTTCACCTTCAAAGGCGAAAATGTCTGAAGCGGCTCTTTCCCAAGGCAGGTCCGGAACAGGGCTCGGCATCAGAGGCTCTTTCTGTTGTGCAGGGGCATAATCATGGCACGTGGTACAATCCTTGACTTTGTCTTCTATCTGCACACTCATGCCGGGCCAGTAAAGGGCTTCCCTGGCTCTTTGCTTACACTTTACGATTCCCAGATGTGTTCCATGTATGATTTCCAGCATGGCTGGCCTCATAGACGAGGGGACTACGATTCTCATTCCTCGGTAGATTACTCCATCTAGCACCGCGAGCTCATCACGTGTGTCCCAGTATTGGCGGATGCTGTGTGGGACTTGTTGCTTTGTGTCTGGCCAGCCGGCTTGGATCATAGCATACAATTCATGAAGCTCATTTGCTGTGTTTTGTTGGAGTTCTGCATACTTTGGCTCAGACACGGAGATTCTTTCCAACATGTTTACTTGTATCTCCTCTTCTTCCGGTGGAACCTCATTTAGACTTGCTCGGCTGAGAGTGTCTGCGAGGACTTGCTTCTTCCCTGGCAGGTATTCTATGCTTAGATCATAGCCACTCACTCTCAGCATCATTGCCTGCAATCTTAATGGTGCTGTTGTCAGGGGCTTGCGCAGTATCATTTCCAGGGGTTTGTGGTCAGTCTGGACCAAGGTTGTTTTCCCCAGAATGTACTCTCTGAACTTCTGTGTACTGAACACAATGGCGAGCATTTCTTTCTCTATTGGCGCCCAGTTGAGCTCTGATGGTCGAAGTTTTCGGGATGCGTAGGCTATTGGCCTTCCCTCTTGCAGTAGGACCGCACCCACAGCGCTGTTGCTGGCATCACATTGTATGGTCACATCTTTTCTGACATCATAGTAGGCTAACAGAGGAGCTTCACAGCACATATCCTTGAGCTTCTGGAACGCAGCTGCTTGTGGCTTGCCCAGTGGAAGAGTACATCTTTCCTTGTCAGCTCCCGCAGTGGTGTTTCAACTTCAGCTAGCATTGGGAGGAACTTGGCTAGGTACTGGATAGATCCCAGGAACCGACGCAcatcttcttttgtttcgggGGGTGGCATGTCCTTCATAGCTCTTACTTTCTCCGGATCTGGTTTAAGGCCTTCTGCTGAGATGATGTGGCCCACATATGGAACTTGTTGTTTTCGCACTTTGACTTTCTCGAAGTTCAGCTTAAGGTTGTAGGTTCTGGCACGGTGGAGAACTTCATTTAGGACTGAGTCGTGGTGGGCAATGTCACGTCCTGCAATCAGTATGTCATCCATGATGGCATATGCGTGATCAATATCCTCCAACATTTCATCCATGGCCCTTTGGTACAGCTCTGGAGCTGATTTGATTCCAAATGGTAGTTTTAACCATCTGTATCTGCCTATTGGGGTGTTCATTGTTGTCAGTAGACTAGACTCGTAGTCTAGTTTCATCTGGAGATACCCACTCTTCGCATCAAGGACTGTAAACACTTTTGCCTCAGGTATCTTGGCTGCAATTTCTTCTACAGTGGGGATTGGATAATGCTCCCGCTTTACTGCTTTATTGAGATCACCCGGGTCAAGGCAGATCCTGATCTTTTCACCTCGACTTAAAACTACCATAGAGTTAACCCAGTCAGTGGGCTGTGAAACTTTGGCTAAGTGTCCTTCCTTTTCCATTTCCTTAAGCTTCGCTATGATCTTGGGAAGGAGTGCTGCAGGTTGTCTACGAGGTCCATACACTACTGGTGTTGCTTTGGGGTCAATCTTGATGGAGTAAGTTCCAGGCATGGCTCCTGATGCACTTAGTAAATCTGGATACTGGTTGAGTAGCTCCTTTAAGCTTGGATCTACATGTTCCTGTAGATTATGTACCCGCTGAACCAGGTTGAGGGCTTGACAAACTTCACCTGACAATATTGGCTTCTGCTCACTATCTATGACATAGAAGTTCACATTTAACTCCCTGTCCTTAAATCTTACGGGAAGAGTGACGTAGCCCTTTGGTGTGATTCGGTGTTGGCTGTATGACACCAGGGTCTTCTTGGTTTGTTTGATCAGGGCCCTGGGTGCTACTTACTTGAGATGAGTAGTGTTGATAACACTTGCATAGGCACCAGTGTCGATTTGACAGTGCAGAGTACTGTTACCCACTTCTACCACCTCCCACCATTCATCACTTTCactggtttttgttttgtcacGGATGCCATTCATTTCCAGGCTTGCTACATGAAGTAGTTGCACATCACTTTCAGGACCCTCCTCATCACTAGAATAGCCTTCTCCAGGATAGTCCATTTCATTTAGTAAGTTGACATTGCTTTTCTTGCTTCTGCACACATTAGCAAAATGTCCAATTTTCTTACACTTGTTGCACGACTCCTTTCTGGCAGGGCATTTTTCATGTGGCTTGTGGGCATTGTATCCACATCTATCACATTTTGGAACTTGCACATTTTTCTCCTTTGGTACCTTGTTTTTGGGCTTTTTGGACGAGCCCCCCTTCCATGCAAGTTTATTGACCTCCACTTTAGGGTCTTCGCCAGACATCACTTGCATTCCATCCTTAGTCGCTTCGAACATCCGACCGATATCGATTGCCATTTCAAGGGTGAGGTTTTTACTTTTCTCCAAGCAGCGTTGCCTGACTCGCTCGTCCAGAGATTTGCATGCGATGGCGTTCCGAATCAATTTATTCGACTCAGTCATGTCCAGACCACGTGCCAGGAGCTTAAGATCGGTGACAAAGGAGTCAAAGGTTTCTCCTTGTAACTGACGTCTTCGGTCAAATTTAACTGCTGCCATAATCGGGTTCTTCTTGGCTTCAAGGTGTGCTTTGAACTTTCCGACGACTCTTTCGAGTATGTCTCTCTCATTTACATCTTGAGCACTTTCTCCTGTTCCAACACGAACAGTTTCCCACTGGAAGGTAAGGTAAATTTCCCGGCCTTTGTTGCCGACGAGGCTCATAAGGTTGCATATTTTCTCCTTCTCAGTGCATTTGCTGAGCGGTCCTCCAAACGTGAATTCGCAGTGTTGATAGAACCTTTCCCATTCTTTACTCAGGTCTGCAGCAGCCCAGTTCATAGTTGGCCATTTGTACGACGAATTTGCGTATCCTTCGGCCATGCTCGGTTCAGTGGCGTTCGTTATCCTCtattctgacaccatgtttGATACACACTTACAACACAGACGCCATGTTGGATCAACAACTGACCGCGTGgtttattctgattggttaacaaacAATAACTGAATAAGCGAACAACTAGAGATCATGGCCAGCGGTATCGCCATACATAACAGACGCTCATTGCCACTTCAAATTTGTCACCTAAAACTCGCCAAAAATGCATGCTCCTGTTCTCGAATTTATTTCTCTCATTTGAAAGTTCGTAAACCTTTGAAATACGTATCATTGTAAACTACAAAGGCAAGCGTTCCTATTGATGTATAATTTAACTGTATATCTTTAAAGGAATAGCTTTTACATGCCTTAGACTTTCGTGAACTTATTGAAAACTGAACTCGCTAAACTAACGGAACTTACACTTAACTGAGTtaccgtttttttaaattttctcaatGGCAATAAAACGTAATGATCTTCAttttaaatattcatgaagTACATACATAGAGCTTTCAAAAGATATCAAACATGACAAGAATACTTTAACATGGACACGGACAAAATTTTTTGAAAGCGGTACATTCAATGTGACTTAATTTGCACCAGAGCAAGCGGTGTATGGTTTACTCCTTTGAATGATTTTTAAAGACTCTTTTTCAACTTCAAATCTTTTGAAAATGGTATCATTGTAAACAAGAGACTCAAGCGTTTTCAGTAATGTCTATTGTAACTATGAATATGAAAAGGAACAAATGTTGTAAGGCACAGAATTTGGTAAAGCACACTGTTTTAGGTTGTGTATATTGAGCGTGTTCACTTATTCGTGGTAAGGAAGATCTGGTGTTTTATTATAATTGAGCACACGTGTCTGAGTATAAAATTACATTGCGTCATAGGCATATTGTAACATCTCCCTTTTTATAGAAGACGAAATACATAACACACAAATGAGGTGTAGGAAATCACTACACTTAATCAGTATAAAAAAATCGATGATCTAAAATGATATAAGAAACGTTAACGAAGATAAATGTGCTAAACGCTAATGTAACCGTTTCAATCAagtaaaatcaaatcaatgttCAATGTTCATGCTCAACAAATCTAAATCAAGTCTCTAATTCTGCGTTAATAATCAATCAAAGTCTATATGAAGCGATCAGGCTTCTTAGTCACTCTTTGGCTTCTTCTCAGTACCGGCTTTGCAGCTGTTGGCACTGGCTCTGGCTGTATGTCCTTGGCTGGTTCAGGCTGTGTGAGAGTTGGCTTGAGATGTTCTCGGTTGGGTCGATACTGCTCACCATTTGATTCAACTATGTATGATCTGTCTGAGAGCTTCTCAGTACACGTACCTAGGTTCCAGGGTTTTCCTGGGTGCAATTCGCACTTCTTGACCAATCTCAAGTTCTGGTAGTCTCTTGGCTTGCTTGTCGTGATAGCTTTTGGCCTTCTGTCGTTTTAGCTCAATTTTCTCTGTCACACCATCTGCTACTTCCGGTTTCAAA
The sequence above is a segment of the Montipora foliosa isolate CH-2021 chromosome 2, ASM3666993v2, whole genome shotgun sequence genome. Coding sequences within it:
- the LOC137991961 gene encoding uncharacterized protein; the encoded protein is MGRRLRTTLPIARGLLEPETHSTQKIRARMKHGKDKQKYYHDRQGTKELPPLRAGDHVRVRPEPGSKEWRAATVVQKHALPRSYVVEVSGRRIRRNRVALRNDSAKSHMEYRKRHGNIAQQTEPEPDKTHAAPTSPASPQVDPTAQEYHLNPSPAEEMPAGGVPPPVDIAEAKDPPFYKTRSGRQVRKPVRLDL